The Arachis ipaensis cultivar K30076 chromosome B03, Araip1.1, whole genome shotgun sequence region attaaactaaacttgCCTCAAAACTAGTTTTTCAATGATATTTCATAAGATCATTtaacaaacaaaaaatatattgaaaaaaaaaagtgcttATGGCGAGTCTCAAATCGTATGCAATAAGATGGATATAGATATATGGTGGCCATGTGTGTATATACATGGTTATTGAGAGATGAATTACATAAGATGAAAATAATAAAGAGATTGAAGAATTTATCTCCAAACTATAGTTTATGTTGTTGCTCCACTACACATTGAAGTAACAAAAGAACACTTTGAAAGAACTAGCATTGTCCACAAATTTAGAAAGAGATAATTTATCATTGTTGTTAAACTCAGCAGTAATGTATGTTGCTTCTTTGATTTTTTTATCTGAAATCGGTGTGTATTCTGTTTTTGATAGACTTGTCTTAATCATTATTGAATTTTTTCATAAAATTGTATACTGCAAGGTACTTTTGCCCGTAGAAGTGGAAACCCTCATCATCATAAGTGATCTTTAATATGGCCAAAGCCTCAAGTTCATTGGAAAGAGCAGAGAAGGGATCAATCCATCTTCTACTCCAACTACTGCTCTCTTTCTTTGAATCCACGTTGATTCGGTGCTTTAAGAATGCTGCCATTAACTTCGCTTCTCTACAAGAGTTGTTGTAATCAttattaaaccactcttccaccttagcccatgacaacaataaagacgtctcacggtccacaaattcttttattttcctattctttcacaattttattatggtatcagagctcttcTTGAGCTCTGCTGACATCCATGGATCAAGGAGAAAGGGCACACCAGCAACTTCATCCGGAGCCTCTTTTCGACCTTTCGTCATCCCAACACTTTTCTTTCATGGCACTTCCTTTCAATGAAGAAGCTCGTCCTTCAAATCAACTTGAGCTTTTGCCAAGTCCAATTACTCATTATCTTTGTTCTTTCAATACCTTTTCTACTGTTAACAATTCTTCAAATCGAGATTCATTCTTGAATACTTGGATCATTGATTCTGGTGCCACAGATCATATTGCATCAAATTTATCTTGGTTTATTTCTTACACACAAATTTCTCCTATTATTGTTCATTTTCCAAATGGTTCTCGAACTACTGTTTCTTATAAAGGCATCGTTCAGTTTTCACCATCCTTGGTTCTTCATGATGTTCTTTATTTACCTCACTTCAACTTTAATATTATCTCTGTTTCAAAAATTACTTCAGCACTCATATGTGAACTCACTTTTTCACCTTCTTCTTGCACTCTACAGAGCAACAATTTGGGGACGATTGATTTGGCCAGAATGAGAGAGGGATTATATGTCTTTGAACCCAATTTCGGTAAAAATTTATCTACTACACACTCCATAAATTCCATCCAATCTCCACCCATTACACCTTCCAATATATGGCATTTTCGTTTAGGACACCTTTCTGGGCAAAGACTTAATCATTTACATAAACAATTTCCTTTTATCTCTATGCATCATGACGAGGCTTGTGACATTTGTCATCtttctaaacaaaagaaactttctttttctcaaagttttaacaaagctaatgcaagttttgatttattacactttgatatttggggtccgtttcgacaaaattctattcataatcataaatatttttttactattgttgatgattttagccGCTTTACATGGGTTACtttattaaaatcaaaaggagaagtgcaaaatcaaataaaaaattttattactttaattgaaacacaattcaactccaaagtcaaaactattcgttccgataatggaccagaatttattttacctgatttttatgcttcaaagggcattattcatcaacgtagttgtgttgaaactcctcaacaaaatggaagggTAGAACGCAAGCATCAACATATTTTGAACATAGCTCGTGCTtttatgtttcaatctaatttaccatcatctttttggtcttatgctgttagacatgctgtttatttacttaatagagttccatcattcgcaattaattttaaaacaccatttgagattttgttcaatcatccaccaaattatcatgaccttaaagtttttggatgcttatgttttgtttctacAAAAATGGCAAATagatcaaaatttgatccaagagcTAAAAAGGCTGTATTTATTGGCTTTCAACCTGGTTTTAAAGGATATATTATTTATGATTTAGAAgataaaagaattgagatttctaGAAACGTAATTTTTTATGAAATGATCTTGCCCTTAGTCACAAAAAATGTCCAATTCCAGACACTCAGCCCAACATTGCCAAACACACCTTCTCAAAAACAAGATTCAGTTAGTCTTCCAGTTGAACCCTCACCTATACCCATTGACCCAACTCCACCTAGTCCTTTATTTTCTCCAACAACCTCTCCTTCTTCCTCACTATCATTTCCTAACCAAGTTGAACCCATGACCACCGAATCACTTTCAACACTAGACACTAGTCCACCATCACCTTCTCATCCCCCGTCACCTTCTTCACCACCTGAGCAACCTTATCCTCGTCATTCCGACCGGTCTCACTGACCTCCAGCATATCTCTCTGATTACTTATGTAATTCCTCTCTCATCTCTACAAATCAATCTCCCTCAAAGTGCAAATATCCTTTATCTTCAGTcatgtctttttcttctttttcatcttcacATAAAAAGTTTCTTTTATCTCTACATTCTGACGTTGAGCCAAAGTCTTTTAAGGACGCCAATCAACACTCTAATTGGCGTAGTGCTATGAAAGATGAGTTGGATGCTCTTGAGATGAACAAAACTTGGCGTCTTGTTGATTGCCCTGCAGGGGTTAAGCCGGTTGGCTGTAAATGGGTCTATCGCATCAAACGCAAGCCTGATGGTTCAGTTGATCGATATAAAGCACGCCTTGTGGCTAAAGGGTTCACTCAAACTGAAGGTGTTGATTTCTTGAAAACTTTCTCCCCTGTTGTCAAGCCTGCCACCATCAGATTAGTTTTGGCATTGGCCTCTATGAAGCATTAGCCTATACATCAGTTGGATGTCAATAATGCTTTCTTACATGGGGATCTTTCTGAAGATGTTTATATGACTCTGCCACCTGGATTTATATCTCCTCAACCGAATCAATGCTGTAAGCTACTAAAGTCACTGTATGGTTTACGACAATCTAGTCGTATGTGGTATGACAAACTTTCTCATCTTTTGCTATCTCATGGATATCAGCAgacctcatttgattatagtttATTTGTCAAATTCATTGGTGATCAAATTTCTATCCTTTTAGTCTATGTTGACGACATTGTTCTCACTGGTAATTCCATTTCTGAACTTGCTGCCATTAAGTCTATTTTGCACCAACACTTTCGATTTAAAGACTTGGgcccattaaaatattttttgggtattgagGTTGCTCAATCAAAGAAGGAAATTTGCTTATCTCAGAGAAAATATTGTCTTGATCTTTTGGAAGATTCTGGTTTATTAGGTGCTAAACCTGCCTCTGTTCCAATGGATAGTACCACAAGACTATATCAAGACAAAAGTCCCCTGCTATCCGACCCTTTTGTATATCGTCGTTTGGTTGGCCGTCTTATCTATCTCACCACTACTCGACCGGACATCATGTATACCACTCAACAATTAAGTAAATTCATGGCATCTCCTACTGAATCTCATCTTCAAGCTGCCAAGCATGTGTTACGATATCTGAAAACTAGTCCCGGCAAAGGACTTTTCTTTCCAAGGGAATCAGAAATTCAGCTTCTCGGCTTCAGTGACTCTGATTGGGCCGGATGTCCTGACACTCGGCGATCTTTAACAGGTTATTGTTTCTTCTTAGGCAGTTCTTTAATCTCTTGGAAGACCAAGAAACAAACCAATGTTGCCCGCTCATCCACGAAAGCAGAATATCGTGCACTTGCCAACACAActtgtgaacttcaatggatactaAATGTGTTACAATTTTTACGCATCTCTCCTATTTGCCCAccagttttatattgtgataatcagAGTGCTCTTCATATTACTGCTAACCCGGTTTTTCATGAACGGACCAAACATTTAGAGGTTGATTGTCACTTGGTTCGACAAAAAGCTCAAGCTGGAGTGATGAAACTTCTCCCAATTCCCTCCTCTGGGCAACTAGCTGACATCTTCACCAAGCCTTTGTCTCCTCAACCCTTCCATCTTAATCTGAATAAGCTTAGTgttcttgacatctttcatcctccagcttgcgggggcgtattaaaccactcttccaccttagcccatgacaacaataaagacgtttcacggcccacaaattcagcccaacagaatttattgttgtcatgggctaaggtgaAAGAGTGAtttaataatcatcatcatttggatttttttttttttgtcttttttaaaCTCTGCTTGTAGCTTCCCTTCATAGATGTTGGATGGCAATgcatcttcattctttctttccNNNNNNNNNNNNNNNNNNNNNNNNNNNNNNNNNNNNNNNNNNNNNNNNNNNNNNNNNNNNNNNNNNNNNNNNNNNNNNNNNNNNNNNNNNNNNNNNNNNNNNNNNNNNNNNNNNNNNNNNNNNNNNNNNNNNNNNNNNNNNNNNNNNNNNNNNNNNNNNNNNNNNNNNNNNNNNNNNNNNNNNNNNNNNNNNNNNNNNNNNNNNNNNNNNNNNNNNNNNNNNNNNNNNNNNNNNNNNNNNNNNNNNNNNNNNNNNNNNNNNNNNNNNNNNNNNNNNNNNNNNNNNNNNNNNNNNNNNNNNNNNNNNNNNNNNNNNNNNNNNNNNNNNNNNNNNNNNNNNNNNNNNNNNNNNNNNNNNNNNNNNNNNNNNNNNNNNNNNNNNNNNNNNNNNNNNNNNNNNNNNNNNNNNNNNNNNNNNNNNNNNNNNNNNNNNNNNNNNNNNNNNNNNNNNNNNNNNNNNNNNNNNNNNNNNNNNNNNNNNNNNNNNNNNNNNNNNNNNNNNNNNNNNNNNNNNNNNNNNNNNNNNNNNNNNNNNNNNNNNNNNNNNNNNNNNNNNNNNNNNNNNNNNNNNNNNNNNNNNNNNNNNNNNNNNNNNNNNNNNNNNNNNNNNNNNNNNNNNNNNNNNNNNNNNNNNNNNNNNNNNNNNNNNNNNNNNNNNNNNNNNNNNNNNNNNNNNNNNNNNNNNNNNNNNNNNNNNNNNNNNNNNNNNNNNNNNNNNNNNNNNNNNNNNNNNNNNNNNNNNNNNNNNNNNNNNNNNNNNNNATTCTAGCCAATTTAAAGATGAAAAAATTTTGGTAACCAAACTTAGGGAACCAAAATTAGCCAAAaccttctatttttaattttatttaatgagatgaaaaaaaattaattatgatcCTTTCACGCGCCTATTTATTTTACTGCAATATTTATTGTATATAAAAACATTAAGTGCATATATTAAATAGCATATTATAAGCACATACTTTATCAATTTACATTTTTATTAAATGAATATACATAATTTATATTTATggtatttaatttatattataataacaaaaacacattttttatttattatgtaaCATCTATATATTCAGAcacataatttttataattaatatatttttacaaTTAATATTATGCAATTCtaaactatattttattatatatttcaaATTATTTCACATATGCATTAATAAATCATgattcaaaatattttaattttttttgagacATTATACATTTAAATCAACAACAATTTTTTAAATCACGGTCTTTGattgataatttaaaaatttgttttatatttttcaaagtGAAATTATTTATTCTGatttacatatatttttaaattttactataattaaatttaaaaaaagaatgtcaaatacttaaattaatttattcaattaacatatttatttataacatccataagttcatacacataacattcatAGTTAGGTAAGGtacacataacatccataatttcgtactcataacattcataatttcatatatataatatCCATAGTTAACAAATTTTTACAATTAATATTACTAAATTTTAAACCATGTGTCttgttatatattttaaattatcttaCATGTGCACCAAAGGGTGgctcatttttttttcatattggaGTGATGAATGTGTTGTGCTGAGTTATGTTACTATGGTGGTGCTTAACATCAATGTGGGGCAGAATTTTCAGACATGCTAAGCTCACAAAACGGACCATGCGAATTGcatgagaagaaaaataatagggacaaatcggatggtccgatttgcaTAGAAGAAAATTCGAATTTTGGATGtagcaaatcggaccgtccgttctgtttttatttttcaatgcgGACCATCCGATTTGTAATGGAGAtttcggaccgtccgatttgtccTTACCTAATCCCACACCGTTGTAAAGCTCACACGCTCTCCATATACAGGTCCTACCCCAATCCCTTCtccataataaaaataaaaagcgccAAAGGgtcataattttaatattttttatttactattcatatgtatgcttatttattaattttagttatagaattataaatgcatatagtaataatgagagagaaatttttggaatttgattcacattaaatttaacattaacttttagtataattaaataagaaaagataattaattataaaaaaaattaacaaaaaaaattaattttgtcaATTAAATTAGGAGAGTAATTTATACTCTCTTATAAACACAAATATTATGAATCATACATATTGTCTATAATATTTAACTATGTAACATTACTCTTtaaaaatttactttttccttcaCTTAGCTTCTTAATTAGTATTATCTTTCTTTAATAAATTAACAGTGGGTTCGTTTGATGTTAACCTCTATATATGATAgtgtttcaaaatttttaataggataAAACACATTTAAccatcttttatctttttttaaaattaaattttgatttattattaGATAACTTgacttttgtttttttgttttatttaaatttaatttaatattatctatctatatatagatatagatatagataaatttcattttaaaaagataagatttattTTAAACTGcctattaatttaatatttaaaacagtttcagaAGATATATAAATATTGTAGTCTTTGTTTGTTTCTCTGGTTTGATCTCAACTCAACTACAAACCAAACCTTAGTCCTTTCTTTTCTCTTCCCTTCTCTTCTCTTAGTCATATCTCTCCCTCATCATCAGtgattctttttctcttctcccttGTTTCCATTCCATTAACCGATTAAATATAACAATGGCCGGTGGACTCATTGGAAAGGGGTCTGGCAATGGAAAGCAATATCCGGGAAAACTCACTTTCCGGGTTTTTGTGACGTGCATGGTTGCTGCATTTGGAGGACTAATTTTTGGATATGATCTTGGCATCTCAGGTGGAGTTACATCGATGGATCCTTTTTTGAAGAAATTTTTCCCAGACGTGTATGCAAAGGAGATGAACATGAAGCCATCTGACAATCAGTATTGCAGATTTGACAGCCAGGTTTTGACACTCTTTACATCCTCCCTGTATCTGGCTGCTCTCGTGGCATCACTCTGTGCGTCTTCCATCACTCGAATCTTTGGAAGGCGTCTTACCATGTTGTCCGGCGGTATTCTGTTCCTCGTTGGTGCCGGTTTCAATGCCTTTGCTCAGAAAGTGTGGATGCTCATTGTTGGTCGCATGTTGCTTGGCTTCGGAATTGGATGTGCCAATCAGTCTGTTCCAATCTATGTGTCGGAGGTTGCTCCTTACAAATACAGAGGAGCCCTTAACATGATGTTCCAATTGGCCATCACCATTGGAATCTTTGTGGCCAACGTCCTCAACTATTTCTTCGCCAAGTTGAAGAACGGTGAAGGCTGGCGCTACAGCTTGGGTTTCGCGGCTGTCCCCGCCGTCATGATCATCATCGGCGCAATCTTTCTCCCCGACTCGCCGAGCTCCTTGATTGAGCGTGGCAAAGATGAGAAAGCCAAGCAAGAGCTGATTAAGATTAGAGGAACCAGTGACGTGGACGAAGAGTTCAAGGACCTTGTTGAGGCGAGTGAATCGTCCATGGCAGTGAAACACCCATGGGCCACTCTGTTGAAGAGGCATTATAGGCCTCAGCTCGTGATGGCCATAGCCATTCCTTTCTTCCAGCAACTCACTGGCATGAACGTCATTACTTTCTATGCTCCTGTTTTGTTTAGAACCATTGGTTTTGGCAGCAACGCTTCTCTTATGTCTTCCATGATCACCGGTGGGTTTAATGCGCTTGCTACCTTTGTTTCAATTTTTACCGTTGACAAAGTTGGAAGGCGCAAGCTCTTTCTTGAAGGCGGTGCTCAGATGTTTATCTGTCAGATTGTGATAACCGCCGCGATAGCAAGTAAATTTGGAGTGGATGGAAACCCCGGAATCTTGCCAAAATGGTATGCGTTCCTTGTGGTGGGAtttatatgcatctatgtgatggGATTTGCATGGTCATGGGGTCCTCTTGGATGGTTGGTTCCTAGCGAGATATTTCCCCTTGAAGTCAGATCTGCAGCTCAGAGTATTAATGTGTCGGTCAATATGATTTTCACATTTGCAATTGCTCAAGTATTCACCTCCATGCTCTGCCACATGAAATTTGGCCTCTtcatcttctttgctttctttgttttggtCATGAGCGGTTTTATTCATAAGTTTCTTCCGGAGACTAAGGGAGTTCCCATCGAAGAGATGTCTGTTGTATGGCAAAACCATTCTTATTGGAAGAAATTTGTCAAGTCTGCAAGCGAAGAAGCTAATGCCAAGGTGGATAACTCATGTTGATTAGATCCTTCAAGACCGTTTCCATTTTAATTAGGAACCAAAAGTAATTTAGACTTTAttgtttttttaaggttttttttttctattttagtaAACAATTCAATTTCGTCGAAtacatttttttgttcttcaaatTTTAATAGTTTTACTTAATGTGATTATTAAATGTTCTTCTCACGCAACTTTATATCTTAATTTGTTGTTTACTTTTCAGCGCTAGCGAGAatcaataactaaaaaaaatataaattttttatcttaatttgtTTGATGCTATTTTAAAAAACGTATCACATTATCTATATATGATGCAATATTACTAGTAGCTTGTTTGTTCAAAAACAACCATGAATGTCAGAGGCTCTGGAATTGCAGCTAAGAGACATTAACATGGTGAGTTGAGTCATTTATTTATGAAAATTGGGTTTTGTTTCTAGTAATGGGGAGAGGAGTCCTGATGGATATATGGTTAGATATGAATATGATTTATGATTTGACACTATGATGTTATAGCCAACTTCACTTATTGTGATACTAGCTTTAATTATAAATGTGATTTATGAAAGAATTAGGTTATTTACAAGAACAAGATTGAGATTCGGTGTTGCTATTTGCTACTACTAGTATTTATCTTTGAGCCAGTTGGTTTACCATTGTAGAAGTTCTTCAATTAAGGGAAACGG contains the following coding sequences:
- the LOC107632839 gene encoding sugar carrier protein C-like produces the protein MAGGLIGKGSGNGKQYPGKLTFRVFVTCMVAAFGGLIFGYDLGISGGVTSMDPFLKKFFPDVYAKEMNMKPSDNQYCRFDSQVLTLFTSSLYLAALVASLCASSITRIFGRRLTMLSGGILFLVGAGFNAFAQKVWMLIVGRMLLGFGIGCANQSVPIYVSEVAPYKYRGALNMMFQLAITIGIFVANVLNYFFAKLKNGEGWRYSLGFAAVPAVMIIIGAIFLPDSPSSLIERGKDEKAKQELIKIRGTSDVDEEFKDLVEASESSMAVKHPWATLLKRHYRPQLVMAIAIPFFQQLTGMNVITFYAPVLFRTIGFGSNASLMSSMITGGFNALATFVSIFTVDKVGRRKLFLEGGAQMFICQIVITAAIASKFGVDGNPGILPKWYAFLVVGFICIYVMGFAWSWGPLGWLVPSEIFPLEVRSAAQSINVSVNMIFTFAIAQVFTSMLCHMKFGLFIFFAFFVLVMSGFIHKFLPETKGVPIEEMSVVWQNHSYWKKFVKSASEEANAKVDNSC